The proteins below come from a single Pelosinus sp. IPA-1 genomic window:
- a CDS encoding 3'-5' exonuclease: MRELAPIRMNFVAIDFETANASRSSVCSMAAVTVENGQIVRSAYSLIRPPVLKFDYRNIQVHGIHPEDVVNKPTFDQLWERIRPHLENKIVIAHNATFDISVLRGILREYSLPMPFFKHSCTVQIAKKTWPGGENYKLNTLAQRFQIDFDHHNALHDARTCAKIALLAGQELKADNFLQMMHLLKLPVKDFA, encoded by the coding sequence GTGCGCGAGTTAGCGCCAATAAGAATGAATTTCGTAGCAATTGATTTTGAAACGGCCAATGCGAGTCGTTCTAGTGTATGTAGCATGGCTGCGGTAACAGTGGAAAATGGACAAATCGTCCGATCAGCTTACTCTTTAATACGCCCGCCAGTTCTTAAATTTGACTATCGTAATATACAGGTGCATGGCATTCACCCAGAAGATGTAGTGAATAAACCAACTTTTGATCAATTGTGGGAACGGATTCGTCCGCATCTTGAAAATAAAATTGTGATTGCCCATAATGCAACTTTTGATATTAGCGTGCTACGAGGTATCCTGAGGGAATATTCATTGCCTATGCCATTTTTTAAACATAGTTGTACAGTTCAAATTGCGAAAAAAACATGGCCTGGTGGAGAGAACTATAAGCTTAATACATTAGCTCAGCGTTTTCAGATTGACTTTGATCATCATAATGCTCTGCATGATGCACGAACTTGTGCTAAAATTGCTCTGCTAGCGGGGCAAGAGTTAAAAGCTGACAATTTTCTACAGATGATGCATTTGTTGAAGCTTCCTGTAAAAGATTTTGCCTAA
- a CDS encoding ATP-binding protein, translating into MSGAIKEYIRNLKSTEEQLEKIIANNPVKECSFPDQVSVFDKQHRYLFVNGFGARYIGLKPSDMEGKERREIGLPHNEQLEQDLATVFSMGQPVENELKDPQLTSYGISYFEYYLYPLYSSAGIVEAVLCTVRDITIRKLSQLSAVQSARDFNQLIDLCPFAVIMVDELGNFKNGNQAYIDLFFPGFTKEKLIGSNPEFRTAHIGTQWKESPLQKALRGIAVRNVSNDIMNKQMLINAIPIRDMEGRNRGALAIFHDITEYEQMRHALYKMDRLNLIGEMATGVAHEIRNPMTVIKGYLQYLGSKVPASLNEQFDIVLGELIRIESIITDFLSLAGNTKIERNKHNINTIIRQAFPLVATDATKNNVVVDLCLAENLPDQLLSEKEIKQVLFNLTRNGIESMDDSGMLTIRTTLVDEQIVVTISDTGSGIAKEKLEKIFNPFYTTKDNGTGLGLAICESIINKHNGSIEVQSEEGRGSTFIISFTHSQDF; encoded by the coding sequence GTGTCAGGGGCAATTAAAGAGTACATCCGTAATTTAAAATCAACAGAGGAACAGTTAGAAAAAATTATCGCTAATAATCCAGTTAAGGAATGTAGTTTTCCAGACCAGGTAAGTGTATTTGATAAGCAACACAGGTACTTATTTGTCAATGGATTTGGAGCACGTTATATCGGCTTAAAACCTTCTGATATGGAAGGAAAGGAACGTAGAGAAATAGGGCTACCTCATAATGAGCAATTAGAACAGGACCTTGCAACTGTTTTCTCAATGGGACAACCAGTGGAAAATGAGTTAAAGGATCCTCAATTAACAAGTTATGGAATCAGCTATTTTGAGTATTATCTCTATCCTCTATATAGTTCTGCGGGAATTGTGGAGGCAGTTTTATGCACAGTTAGAGATATTACAATACGAAAGTTGTCTCAATTAAGCGCTGTACAATCGGCTCGGGATTTTAATCAACTCATTGATCTTTGTCCTTTTGCGGTTATTATGGTAGATGAACTTGGTAATTTTAAAAATGGTAATCAAGCCTATATTGATTTATTTTTCCCTGGATTTACAAAAGAAAAATTAATCGGTTCAAACCCTGAGTTTCGTACAGCCCATATTGGTACTCAGTGGAAAGAGAGTCCTTTGCAAAAAGCGTTGCGCGGAATCGCGGTGAGGAATGTCTCTAACGATATAATGAATAAGCAAATGTTGATTAACGCGATTCCAATAAGAGATATGGAAGGGCGAAATAGGGGGGCACTAGCGATATTTCATGATATTACAGAATATGAACAAATGCGTCATGCATTATACAAAATGGATAGATTGAATCTCATCGGGGAAATGGCGACTGGCGTAGCACATGAAATACGCAATCCAATGACAGTAATTAAGGGATATTTGCAATATTTAGGATCTAAAGTACCAGCTAGTTTAAATGAACAATTTGATATTGTTTTAGGAGAATTAATTCGCATTGAAAGCATTATTACGGATTTTCTTTCTCTAGCAGGAAACACAAAGATTGAACGAAATAAGCACAACATTAATACTATAATTAGGCAAGCATTTCCTCTTGTGGCAACGGATGCAACCAAGAATAATGTGGTAGTAGATCTATGTTTAGCGGAAAATCTCCCTGATCAATTATTAAGCGAGAAAGAAATTAAGCAAGTACTTTTTAATCTAACCCGTAATGGAATTGAATCAATGGATGATAGCGGTATGTTGACAATTCGGACGACTTTAGTTGACGAACAAATTGTAGTAACGATTTCTGATACAGGTAGTGGCATAGCAAAGGAAAAGTTAGAGAAAATATTCAATCCTTTCTATACAACAAAGGATAATGGGACTGGTTTGGGCTTAGCAATTTGTGAAAGCATCATTAATAAGCATAATGGTAGTATTGAGGTGCAGTCCGAAGAAGGGCGAGGTAGTACTTTTATAATATCCTTTACTCACTCTCAGGACTTCTAA
- a CDS encoding ArsB/NhaD family transporter, with amino-acid sequence MLSEQAWIALILFVICYAVIISEKVHRTKVALIGAIFILLLKIMSQEEAIKMIDFNTIGLLVGMMIIVSITSKTGLFQYMALKSAKLVNGNPLKILVVFFCLTAACSALLDNVTTVLLFTSVTFAISDMLQINPIPFLIAEILASNIGGTATLIGDPPNIMIGSATGLGFNDFAINLIPPIVMISIVTCLALYWLYRKDMEICPNQKQRIMTLEESSFLVNIPLMKKCIAVLCLTIGGFVLHQTLHLDSATVAMAGAAILLLVGGLEPEDVFKEIEWNTIFFFIGLFILVGGLEITGIIRMVAHWAMNVTQGNTILMHVLILWLSAIGSAFVDNIPFVATMIPLIKSMGEIGHIDVTSLWWTLSLGACLGGNGTLIGASANVVVSSLAAAHGRPISFIGYMKIAFPLMILSIIISNIYIYFVYL; translated from the coding sequence ATGTTATCGGAACAGGCTTGGATTGCTTTGATTTTGTTTGTAATATGTTATGCAGTGATTATTTCGGAAAAAGTTCACAGGACAAAAGTTGCTCTTATAGGTGCTATTTTTATTTTATTACTTAAAATTATGTCACAAGAAGAAGCCATAAAGATGATTGATTTCAATACGATTGGTCTTTTAGTTGGTATGATGATCATTGTGTCCATAACCAGTAAAACAGGGTTGTTTCAATATATGGCATTGAAGTCTGCTAAGTTGGTAAATGGTAATCCATTGAAAATTCTCGTCGTCTTTTTTTGCCTGACAGCGGCTTGCTCTGCACTTTTGGATAATGTTACGACAGTACTCTTATTTACTAGCGTTACTTTTGCGATTAGCGATATGCTGCAGATCAATCCGATTCCTTTTCTTATTGCAGAAATATTAGCATCCAATATTGGAGGGACTGCTACTTTAATTGGTGATCCACCCAATATTATGATTGGCAGTGCTACAGGGCTCGGGTTTAATGATTTTGCAATCAATCTCATACCACCGATAGTAATGATAAGTATTGTAACTTGTTTGGCTCTTTATTGGCTATATCGGAAGGATATGGAGATTTGTCCTAATCAAAAACAACGCATTATGACCTTAGAAGAATCTTCATTTCTAGTAAATATCCCTTTAATGAAAAAATGTATTGCCGTTTTATGTCTGACGATTGGTGGATTTGTATTGCATCAAACTCTTCATTTGGACTCCGCCACTGTGGCAATGGCAGGGGCAGCAATTCTACTGCTGGTAGGAGGCCTTGAACCAGAAGACGTTTTTAAGGAAATAGAATGGAACACCATTTTCTTCTTTATAGGCTTGTTCATTTTAGTAGGTGGGCTTGAGATTACAGGAATTATTAGGATGGTAGCACATTGGGCAATGAATGTTACCCAGGGAAATACTATTTTGATGCACGTTCTAATTCTTTGGCTCTCTGCTATCGGTTCTGCTTTTGTCGACAACATTCCCTTTGTGGCTACCATGATTCCTTTAATAAAATCAATGGGAGAAATTGGTCATATAGATGTTACATCCCTATGGTGGACCTTGTCGTTAGGGGCCTGTCTTGGTGGGAATGGTACTTTAATCGGTGCTTCTGCTAATGTAGTGGTATCAAGTCTAGCTGCTGCCCATGGTAGGCCAATATCTTTTATTGGCTACATGAAGATTGCCTTTCCATTGATGATACTATCTATAATAATTTCTAATATTTATATTTACTTTGTTTACTTATAA
- a CDS encoding polya polymerase, giving the protein MKIIGITNVEKFLEVLDKCQGKIELVTSEGDRLNLKSKLCQYLALSKIFSEAKIDEIEIVASEPEDTKILLEYLIRG; this is encoded by the coding sequence GTGAAAATTATAGGAATAACTAATGTAGAGAAGTTTTTAGAAGTCCTTGATAAGTGTCAAGGGAAGATTGAATTAGTAACTTCAGAAGGTGATCGGTTAAATTTAAAATCAAAACTGTGTCAGTATTTAGCATTATCAAAAATATTTAGTGAAGCAAAAATCGATGAAATTGAAATTGTTGCTTCAGAACCAGAAGATACTAAAATATTGTTAGAGTATTTAATCAGAGGGTAA
- a CDS encoding DUF2680 domain-containing protein yields MNKNKKWMLAISVATMLTANNLVMAASAPDKEENIRLNHSTASAQSDFTKKEGMKDHHRDNMALLQFLKLDAQTFETARKDGKSLVTIAKEHGISEQELKDFMVEQMTKHMEERAKEGKLPENKKSYTRADIEKRVSDMMNGKGNMHHSHGQKHHAGFDKTKLLELLKMSDESLKNEMNAGKTLVEIAKEHGVSEEMLKTTLAEQMLERIEKGVKAGRISPDKAEQMKANIEKHVSDMMNGKRPMHSEHNKEKNNY; encoded by the coding sequence ATGAATAAAAATAAAAAATGGATGTTGGCAATTAGTGTTGCAACAATGCTTACCGCAAATAATTTAGTTATGGCTGCTTCTGCTCCAGATAAAGAAGAGAACATAAGATTGAATCATTCAACTGCATCTGCTCAAAGTGATTTTACTAAAAAAGAAGGCATGAAAGATCATCACAGAGATAATATGGCGTTACTTCAATTCTTAAAATTAGATGCCCAAACCTTTGAAACAGCAAGGAAAGATGGTAAGTCTTTAGTTACGATTGCAAAAGAACACGGCATTTCTGAACAAGAACTAAAAGACTTTATGGTTGAGCAAATGACCAAGCATATGGAAGAAAGAGCAAAAGAAGGTAAATTACCTGAGAACAAAAAATCATATACTAGAGCCGATATCGAAAAACGTGTATCAGATATGATGAATGGTAAGGGGAATATGCACCACAGTCATGGACAAAAGCACCATGCTGGCTTTGATAAAACTAAATTATTGGAACTGTTGAAAATGAGTGATGAGAGTCTAAAAAATGAAATGAACGCTGGTAAGACCTTGGTGGAGATCGCCAAAGAACATGGTGTGTCAGAAGAGATGCTTAAGACAACCCTGGCTGAACAAATGCTTGAGCGTATTGAAAAAGGTGTGAAGGCAGGGCGAATTTCACCTGATAAAGCCGAGCAAATGAAAGCGAACATTGAAAAGCATGTATCCGATATGATGAACGGTAAGAGGCCGATGCATTCTGAACACAACAAAGAAAAAAACAATTATTAA
- a CDS encoding HAMP domain-containing sensor histidine kinase, producing MFKKTLRKLTALNSLVFLLIFITLTSIIYGYLSFRLYDKVDDAMRFQASSVRIENGRVLQPRGRPILDPRIFLILRDEEGHIVNLTPFRTEESSNLIAIASQFSTGEMQTIEYENHVYRGLIVPYPNDKTLSPKEEFKIKEVVAISIVDSEVGLLNNLLWIIIGGLIAGMLIIVLAGHLLARRAMIPIEAAWEKQQQFVADASHELRSPITGIYSNAELMLRHPECTIAQESYRINNIMKESARMTKLIGSLLTLARSDANKSELRLGLINVSDLIQIVIEHFRSLDNLNKISLSIHIEPNLELIADQERIHQLIVILLDNAFKYTPQGGTIFVAACKVNKDIVFSVQDTGCGISKNNLPRVFDRFFRGDKARSRDKGGTGLGLAIAKWIVEKHRGEIKVESQLGVGTKFTVSIPINKVSKES from the coding sequence ATGTTTAAAAAAACACTTCGTAAGTTAACTGCTTTAAATTCACTAGTATTTTTGCTCATCTTTATTACCCTTACTTCAATTATTTATGGCTATTTGTCCTTTCGGCTTTATGATAAAGTGGATGATGCTATGAGGTTTCAAGCTTCTTCTGTGCGAATCGAAAATGGTCGAGTCTTACAGCCGAGGGGACGTCCTATATTAGATCCAAGAATCTTTCTGATTTTGCGTGATGAGGAAGGACATATTGTCAATCTAACACCCTTTAGAACAGAAGAGAGTAGTAATCTTATTGCAATCGCTTCTCAATTTAGTACAGGAGAAATGCAAACAATCGAATATGAGAACCATGTATATCGTGGATTGATTGTACCTTACCCTAATGATAAGACTTTGAGCCCAAAAGAAGAATTTAAGATCAAAGAGGTAGTCGCGATTAGCATTGTTGACTCTGAGGTTGGGTTACTTAATAATCTTCTCTGGATTATTATTGGGGGACTAATAGCTGGTATGCTTATCATTGTCCTAGCTGGTCATCTCTTAGCGAGGCGGGCGATGATACCAATTGAAGCTGCATGGGAAAAGCAGCAGCAGTTTGTTGCCGATGCTTCTCACGAATTACGTTCACCAATCACGGGAATTTATAGCAACGCTGAGCTTATGCTAAGACACCCAGAATGTACTATTGCACAAGAAAGTTATCGAATTAATAATATTATGAAGGAATCGGCACGTATGACCAAACTAATAGGAAGTTTGTTAACCCTGGCAAGATCGGATGCGAACAAATCGGAACTGCGTTTAGGTCTAATTAATGTTAGTGACTTGATACAAATTGTAATCGAACATTTTAGATCATTAGATAACTTAAATAAAATTAGTCTTTCCATTCATATTGAACCTAATTTAGAGCTTATTGCGGACCAGGAGCGTATTCATCAATTAATCGTTATATTACTAGACAATGCCTTTAAGTATACACCGCAGGGAGGAACTATTTTCGTGGCTGCTTGTAAAGTGAACAAAGATATTGTCTTTTCTGTGCAGGATACTGGATGTGGAATTTCTAAGAACAATTTACCCCGAGTGTTTGATCGTTTTTTTCGCGGGGATAAGGCCAGGTCTCGAGATAAAGGGGGAACAGGCCTTGGGCTGGCAATTGCAAAATGGATTGTTGAGAAACATAGAGGGGAGATAAAGGTTGAAAGTCAGTTAGGAGTGGGTACTAAGTTTACCGTATCAATCCCAATTAACAAAGTATCAAAAGAGAGTTAA
- a CDS encoding response regulator transcription factor produces the protein MRILVVEDDSILREAVVTLLKEEGYNVDEATTGDEGLFMAEQSIYDLLVLDIMLPEVNGLDIVKSLRNNGNETPILLLTARDSVDDRVIGLETGADDYLVKPFAIRELLARIKALIRRKSSVGFEGELVFGEILLKSKVRDGFVGEQSLGLTAKEYEVLEFFILNKEQILTKDQIFDRIWGFDSETTIGIVDLYIHYLRKKLASYGLDTIIQTVRGSGFMLKEK, from the coding sequence ATGAGAATTTTGGTAGTTGAGGATGATAGTATACTAAGGGAGGCTGTAGTTACGCTTTTAAAAGAGGAAGGGTATAACGTAGATGAAGCTACGACAGGCGATGAAGGTTTATTTATGGCGGAACAAAGTATCTATGATCTTCTAGTACTTGATATTATGCTGCCCGAGGTGAATGGATTAGACATAGTTAAAAGCCTTAGAAATAATGGGAATGAAACGCCAATTTTGTTACTTACAGCAAGGGACAGTGTAGACGATCGTGTCATTGGCCTAGAGACTGGTGCTGACGACTACTTAGTAAAACCTTTTGCGATCAGAGAACTTTTGGCTCGAATAAAAGCACTTATCCGGCGCAAGAGTAGTGTTGGATTTGAAGGTGAATTAGTATTTGGGGAAATATTGCTAAAGAGTAAAGTGCGGGATGGTTTTGTAGGGGAACAATCCTTAGGATTAACTGCCAAGGAGTATGAAGTCTTAGAATTTTTCATCTTAAATAAGGAACAAATTCTTACTAAGGACCAGATATTTGATCGGATCTGGGGGTTTGATTCCGAAACTACGATTGGTATTGTTGACCTATATATTCATTATTTGAGAAAAAAGTTGGCCTCCTACGGATTAGATACGATTATTCAAACGGTACGTGGTTCTGGATTTATGCTTAAGGAGAAGTAG